The following is a genomic window from Corynebacterium incognita.
AGGTGCTGCGCACCCACACCTCGCCGGTTCAAGTACGAACCATGCTGGACCACGAGCCCCCGCTGTATATCGCCTGCCCCGGCCGTGTTTTCCGTACTGACGAGCTCGACGCCACCCACACCCCGGTATTCCACCAGATTGAAGGCCTGGCCGTAGACAAGGGCCTGACCATGGCGCACCTGCGCGGCACGCTGGACCACCTGGCCAAGGTGCTGTTCGGGCCAGAGACCAAGACCCGCATGCGCACCAACTACTTCCCGTTCACGGAACCTTCCGCAGAGGTTGACGTGTGGTTCCCGAACAAAAAGGGCGGCGCCGGATGGATCGAGTGGGGCGGCTGCGGCATGGTTAACCCCAACGTCCTGCGTGCCGTGGGCGTTGACCCAGAAGAGTACACCGGCTTCGCCTTTGGCATGGGCCTGGAGCGCACCCTGCAGTTCCGCAACGGGTTGACGGACATGCGTGACATGGTCGAAGGCGATGTCCGCTTCACCCAGCCCTTCGGCGTTCATGCCTAAGAACTAGTTACCCATCACTTCACCGCAAGCACAGCGCATAACTTTCAGAGGAGCAAGACAACACCATGCTTATTAGCCAGAATTGGGTAACCGGCCTGCTGGGCGCGAAGAATCCGGGCTGGAGCGTTTCCAGCGAGGAACTCGACTCCGGCTTCGTTCGCGTCGGCTTTGAAACCGAGGGCTACGAAGCCCTTCCGGAGGTTTCCGGCCCGCTGGTCATCGGCCGCGTCGACGAGATCGAAGAACTGACGCAATTCAAAAAGCCGATCCGCTACTGCCAGGTCAACGTCGGTGACGCCAACGGTACCGGCGAGCTGCAAGGCATTATCTGCGGCGCGCGCAACTTCCGCGAGGGTGACTACGTGGTCGTGGCACTTCCTGGCGCGGAACTGCCCGGTGGCTTCAAGATTGCCGCGCGCGAGACTTATGACCACATCTCTAACGGCATGCTGTGCTCCGCCGCGGAGTTGGGTATGACCAAGGACTCCCCGGGCATTATCGTCGTGGATGAGAGCTACGGTGAACCAGGGCAGGATGCTCGCGACGCCATCCAGCTCGGGGATACCGTCTTTGACGTCAACATCACCCCGGACCGCGGTTACGCGCTGTCCGCGCGCGGCCTGACGCGCGAGCTGGCGTCTGCGTTCTCCCTAGAATTCGCCGATGCTGCTACCGATCCGACTGTGGCGGGCATCGACGTCGCGGGCGTTCCGGCACCAGCTGGCGAAGCGCTGGCCGTGTCCATTGCGGACGACACCAAGACCCGCCGGTTCGGACTGCGCAAGGTGACCGGCATCAACACGGATGCCCGCACTCCATTCTGGATGCAGCGCGAGCTCATGCTGTCCGGCATGCGTCCCGTGAACCCAGCCACCGACGTCACCAACTACGTCATGCTTCTGCTGGGCCAGCCCATGCACGCCTTCGACGCCAGCAAGGTCGCCGGGGGCTTGAGCATCCGCCGCGCCCAGCCGGGGGAGAAATTTGAGACCCTCGACCACGTGAAGCGTGAGCTGCACGCCGAGGATGTTGTGATCTGCGACGAGACCGGCATTCAGTCCCTCGCCGGCGTCATGGGCGGCACCTCCTCGGAGATCGCCGACGAGACCACCGACGTTTTGTTCGAGGCTGCTAACTGGGATCCCATTGGCATCGCACGCACCTCTCGTCGTCACAAGCTCAGCTCGGAGGCCTCGCGCCGGTTTGAGCGCGGCGTCGACCCCGCCATCGTCGAGGTAGCACTGGATGTGGCCTGCCAGCTGCTCGTTGAGATTGCCGGCGGCTCCATCGAGGCCACCCGCACGTTGCTAGGCGACGTCGAGAAGCCAGCACCTATCACCATGGCGTCCGGTAAGCCGGCAGCCTACGCAGGCGTGGACTACGCCGCGCAGACCGTGGAGGCGCGCCTGCGCGAGGTCGGGTGCGAGGTCACCGCGTCCGGCGGTGACGCCGCCACGTTGACTGTCGTGCCGCCGACGTGGCGCAGCGACATCACCATGGACGTGGATCTGGTGGAAGAGGTTCTGCGCCTGGAAGGGCTCGAGGACATCCCGCTTGTCCTGCCCACCCCGAAGGGCGGCCGCGGCCTGACTCCGGCGCAAGTGCGTCGCCGGGCCATTGGCCACGGTTTGGCGTACGCGGGCTACGTGGAAATCCTTCCGAGCCCATTCATCGCGACCGACACCTTTGACGTCTGGGGTCTCGAAGCTGATGATCCGCGCCGCAACGTGGTGACCGTGCAGAACCCGCTGGAGGCGGACAATGCGGTGCTCGGCACCACGCTACTGCCCAACATGCTGGTGGCCCTGGCGCGGAACGTGGCCCGTGGCCGCCAGGATCTGGCGCTGTTCGGCCAGCAGCAGGTCGCTTTCCAACGCGGCCAACAGACACCGATGCCGGACGTCTCTGCACGCCCCAGCAAGGCCGAGGCCACTGAACTCATTGAGTCCCTGCCATACCAGCCGCTCCACGTAGCCACGGTGGGCGCGGGTAATTGGGAGCTGGCCGGGCCGTGGGGCGAAGGTCGCGCGTACACCTACGCCGACGCCATCGAGTCTGCGCGCTTGGTTGCACGTGCCGCAGGCGTTGAGCTGGAGCTTGAGGCCGCTGAGCAGCTGCCGTGGCACCCAGGCCGTTGCGCCGCGCTCAAGGTCAAGGGCGAGGTCGTCGGACACGCCGGCGAGCTGCACCCGCAGGTACTCAAGGCTCTGGGCCTTCCGGAGCGCGTGTGCGCGATGGAGCTAGATGTCACGGCCCTGCCGTTGGACGAGCAGTTCCCGGCGCCGGTGCTATCCGCCTTCCCGGGCCTGCACCAGGACATCGCGCTCGTCGTGGATGAATCCGTTCCCGCCGAGTCCGTTCGTCGCGCTGTCGCCGAGGGTGCCGGGGAACTGCTGGAGAGCGTCGAGCTGTTCGACATCTTCCGCGGCGAGCAGCTGGGGGACAATAAGAAGTCCCTGGCGTTTTCCATGCTGTTCCGCGCTGGAGACCGCACCCTGACCGACGAGGAGGTCAACGAGCACCGCCTCGCTGCAGCCGCTGTAGCCAAGGAGCGCTTCGGCGCCGAGATGCGCGCCTAGCATTTCACCTCTCCCTGACGGCAGTGACAGCCCGGGCCACCCTTGGTGGCCCGGGCTTCGTGCTGTCTGCGGCAATAAGCATTTCCCTGCTAGCCGCCGAAACTCTGATCTCAATCGCAATCGTCTGATCGCCGCGGGTAGGGAAGGGGGAGTCCGCCGGGGGTATCGATAACTTGTAATTCTTTCATTAGTGCTGTGAGGCAAAAGTCCTGAGTAAGGCGGGTGGTGGTGGAAGATCTGGTGTGATTTCGCACGGCCAGAGCTTATAAAATGCAACCGACTGCAATTTTTGCTATGGTGTTGCCATGACCATTTCGCTAGCCGTCGCAGGCGCCACCGGATATGCGGGCGGGGAGATCATCAGGTTGCTCCTTGGCCACCCAGCAATGCAGTCTGGGCAGCTGCGCCTGCGTACCTTGTTTGCCGGTGACAAGGCAGAGGAGAGCGTTGCGGCCCACCTACCGCACCTCGCAGCGGCGCTCCACGAGGCGGCTGGGCCGGAGAGTTTTGCGAAGACGACGCCGGAAGCCCTCGCGGAACACGACGTGGTATTTCTAGCGCTACCGCACGGCCACTCCGCGGCGTTAGCGCAGCAGCTTCCTGAATCGGTGAAACTCATTGACTGCGCCGCTGACTTCCGGCTGGAATCCGGGACGGAGTGGGGCGCTTACTACAACCCGGCAGGCACTAACGCTGCAACCCCGTGGGCGGGAACGTGGCCCTATGGTTTGCCGGAACTCCCCGGAAAGCGGGCGTCCATCCAATCGGCGAACCGGGTGGCCGTGCCGGGGTGCTTCCCCACGGCGGTGAGTCTGGCGGCTTACCCGGCGTTGGCCGCCGGGCTCGCTCTGCCGGATGTGTCAGTGACGGCAGTGACCGGCGCCTCCGGCGCGGGCAAGAAACCTTCAGCGCCACTCTTGGGCGCGGAGTTGATGGGAAACCTTAAGCCCTATTCTGCGGCCGGGGCGCACCGGCACATCCCCGAGATCCTGCAGAACCTCGCTCCCGCGGTGGGGAAAGAAGCAAGCGACGTCGCGCTGAGCTTTACTCCCGTACTCGCGCCGCTAACGCGCGGCATCCTGGCCGTGGCCATCATGCCGCTCGCCGCAGAGATTGACGTGGACGCCGCCGCCAAACAGCTGCGCGGTGCCTACCACGATGCCTATGCCACTGAGCCCTTTATCGAGCTCCTTGATGCGCAGGCAGGGCAGTTCCCGGAGACCGCCAACGTGGCCGGAAGCAATCGCGTGCAGATCGCAGTGGACGTCGATAAGCGCGCCCGCAAGGTCATCGCCACCGCCGCGGTAGACAACCTCACCAAGGGAACAGGTGGGGCAGCAGTCCAGTGCATGAACCTCATGGTTGGTTTCCCGGAGACCGCCGGTCTACCCCTCACCGGGCTCCGCCCGTAGGGCTGCAGGACAACTTTCTCGGTGGGCCCTGGGCCGTAGCGCCCCCGCACCGCCGACGCGCTACCAACAGCGCAGTGACAAAGAAACGGACTGTACGAACAGTGAACACTGTAGAGCCCCACACACTACGGGCACACGAGGAAAAGGGAGGATAGACATGGAAGCGACAGTGGTAGCGCCAGCCGGAGAAGGTGTGGCACGTGATTCGACAATGGCGGGGAACACTGGAGTCACCGCGCCGGCGGGCTTTAGCGCCGCGGGTATTGCGGCGGGTCTGAAGAAGAGTGGCAAGAAGGATCTGGCACTCGTGGTAAACACCGGGCCGGAAGCTATCGCCGCGGGGGTCTTTACCCGCAATAAGGTGCATTCTGCAGCGGTAACCGTCTCGCGCGCGGCCGTAGCCGACCGGGAGACCGGTGTGCGCGCGGTCATCATCAACTCCGGGAACGCCAACGCGTGCACCGGCGCGCAGGGGTTTGCAGACGCCCAGGCGATGCAAGCACAGACCGCGCATGCGCTGCATTTGCCGCCAGCGGCGGTCGCGGTGTGTTCCACGGGACTCATCGGCGAGCCGCTGGATATGGGCACCGTCGTGGCCGGGATTGAGAGCATCGTCCCGCAGCTGGATACCACGACCAAGTCTGGTGAGGACGCAGCCACCGGGATATTGACTACTGATACGTGTATGAAGCAGGCGGTGTATCACGGTGCGGGCTGGACCATCGGCGCCATGGCCAAGGGCGTGGGCATGATGGCGCCGTCGCTGGCCACCATGCTTGCGGTGATCACCACCGACGCCCAGGTCGATGCGGCGCTGCTTCATGACGCGCTCGCTGGTGTCTCGAACACGACGTTTAACACGGTAGATATTGACGGCACCACCTCGACGAACGACTCGGTCATCGCCATGGCTAATGGTGCCAGCGGGACTCAGCCGTCGGCCGAGGAATTCACCGCGGCCCTGCATGCGGTGTGTGCGGATTTGGCGCAGCAGTTGCAGGGGGACGCCGAAGGCGTCACCAAGGTCGTAGACATCACGGTGACCGGAGCGGCCACAGACGAGCAGGCGCTCGAGGCTGCCAGGGCCGTGGGTCGCGACAACCTGTTCAAGTGCGCCATGTTCGGCTCGGATCCCAACTGGGGCCGGGTGTTGGCGGCAGTGGGCATGGCCCCGGTGGACATGGACCCCGGCAATATCGCGGTGTGGTTCAACGGACACCAGGTGTGCGCCCACACCACCGGCGTGCCGGGCGCGCGCGAGGCGGATCTCAGCGGCGCTCACATCGCCGTGACCATTGACCTCGGCGCGGGTGGCAGCGGCCACGCCACCGTCCACACCACCGACTTGTCCTTCAACTACGTGGAGATCAACTCCGCGTATGCGACTTAAGGCGGTGGGTGAAGAAATGTTGCTCACTACTACACCGGCCAGCTCCGTGGCCGCTCCCGGCAGGGGATCGGGCTTTACTGCGGGGCTCAGCGACGCCGACAGGGCCCGGGTACTCGTGGAGGCCCTGCCCTGGCTGCAGGAGCTGCGGGGCAAGACCGTCGTTGTGAAGTATGGCGGGAACGCCATGGTGGATGACGAACTCAAGAAAGCCTTCGCCGCTGACATGGCCCTGTTGCGAACGGTGGGCATCAAGCCCGTCGTGGTCCACGGCGGTGGCCCGCAGATCTCCGCGATGCTGGAGAGGCTGGGCATCAAGACTGAGTTCAAAGGTGGCTTCCGGGTCACCGATGCCCAGGACATCGAGATTGTCCGCATGGTGTTGTGCGGCCAGGTCGGCCGCGATCTCGTCGGGCTTATCAACGCACATGGCCCCTACGCGGTGGGCATGTCCGGCGAGGACGCGGGCCTCTTCCGCGCGGAGAAGAGGCTCGTGGACGTCGAAGGCGTGCCCACGGATGTCGGCCGGGTCGGAGACATCATAAGCGTCAACGCCGAAGCCATCCAAGACATCGTGGATGCCGGACGAATCCCGATCGTCTCCACCATCGCGCCCGACGCCGCCGGGACCATCTATAACATCAACGCCGATACAGCCGCCTCTGCGCTCGCTCAGGCCTTGGGTGCAGACCGGCTCCTCATGCTCACCAACGTCGCCGGGCTCTACACGGACTGGCCAAACCAAGACTCGCTGGTGTCCATCATCAAAGAAAACGACCTTGCCGCCCTAGTTCCACGTTTGGACTCGGGAATGATCCCCAAGATGGATGCCTGCCTTAAGGCAGTTCAGTCCGGGGTCCACGCCGCCCACGTTATCGATGGCCGTGCGCCGCACGCGGTCATCCTCGAACTGCTCACCCCTGGCGGTGTGGGAACGATGGTGCTTCCCGACGCCGCTGACGCCCCCGCACACACCACTGCTCATGCTTCCACTGGAGTGCTGTATAGGAAGGACGATTCCCATGCTTAGCCAACTTCCCACGTCACCGATGATCCTCGATGCTACTCAGCCGACCGACGCGGCCCCGCAGGCGGACACGACTACCGCGACAAACGAGACACCAAATCTGGGTGATCGCTGGAATGCTGCACTCATGAACACCTACGGCACTCCGTCGATGAGCCTGGTCCGGGGCCAGGGGAGCCGGGTCTGGGATGAGGAGGGCAACGATTACCTCGACTGCCTCGCCGGTATCGCGGTTAACGCGCTTGGGCACGCCCACCCCGCGGTGGTCGACGCCGTGACACACCAGGTCTCCCAGTTGGGGCACGTCTCCAACCTGGCGGGCTCCGCTCCTGCGGTGGAGTTGGCCGAGTCCCTGCAGAGCCGCATCGCCGACGCCACTGATGCCGCCACCGGCCAGGCGACGCGGGTGTTCTTCGCTAACTCGGGCGCCGAGGCGAACGAGGCGGCGCTCAAGCTCGCGCGCTTAAGTGGCAAGCGGCGGATCCTCACAGCCGAGGGTGGCTTCCACGGACGCACGATGGGCACCTTGACGCTGACCGGCCAACCGACGAAGCAGCAGAAGTTCCGGCCGTTGCTTTCCGACGTCGAGTACTTCCCCTACGGCGACATTGGGTACCTCACGCAACTGGTGGAGCAGGCCCCCGACGACACCGCGGCCATCATGCTGGAGCCCGTTCAGGGTGAGTCCGGCGTCATTCCGGCGCCCACGGGCTTTTTTACTCAGGTACGCGCGCTGTGCGATAAGCACGACATTTTGTTCATCGTGGACGAAGTCCAGACCGGTGTGGGACGCACCGGCGACTTCTTCGCATTCGAGCACGAGGGAATCGTCCCCGACATCGTCACCCTGGCTAAGGGGCTGGGTGGCGGGCTGCCAATTGGTGCTTGCCTGGCTATTGGCGAGGCCAACCGCTTCGAGCCGGGTGACCACGGCACTACCTTCGGTGGCAACCCGATTGCCTGTGCCGCTGCCAATGCCGTGCTCAACGAGCTGGACCCGCACATGCTTGTCGACGTCAAGTACAAGAGCGCCAAGCTGATCGGCGCGCTGTCTACTATTCGCGGGGTCCGGGCCGTCCGGGGACGCGGGCTCATGCTCGGCGTCGTGCTGCGGACCCCGGTGGCGGCCGAGGTGGTGTCGGTTGCCCGCGAACACGGCCTCATCGTTAACGCGCCGGCACCAGACGTTATTCGACTGACCCCGCCGCTGGTCATCAGCGACGAGGAGATCACTGAAGCAGTATCGACGTTGGCCACCGTGTTGTGGCAGCTCAGCTAGAACATCACCAATTGAACATCACCAATCCAGTTATCTATATTCCGAACTGAGGAGACACCATGACACCCCGGCACTTTTTGGCAGATGACGATCTTTCACCACAGGAGCAGCACGAGATCCTTGATCTTGCGTTAGAGCTCAAGGCGGAACCCTATTCGAGGAAGCCCCTGGAGGGTCCCCAAACGGTAGCGGTCCTGTTTGATAAGTCCTCCACGCGAACCCGCTTTTCGTTCAGCGCTGGAATCGCCGCGTTGGGAGGCAATCCGATCGTGGCGGATTCGTCCACCATGCACTTGGGCAAGGGCGAACCGATTTCGGACACCGCACGGGTGCTGTCTCGGTTTGCCAGCGCCATCGTCTGGCGGACCTATGCGCACGCGGGGCTGGAAGAGATGGCAGCGCACGCCTCGGTTCCGGTGATCAATGCCCTCAGCGATGACCTCCACCCGTGTCAGATCCTCGCTGACCTGGTGACCTGCGCCGAGAATTTCGGCGGCGTCGACAAGCTTGCGGGAAAGAAAGCGGTGTACATCGGCGATGGCGCCAACAACATGGCCCATTCATATATGTTGGGATTTTCAACGGCAGGAATGCATATTTCTATCGTCGCCCCAGAGGCGTATTGGCCCCAGGAGCGTTTCGTCAAGAGGGCTCGCGAACGGGCCGAAATAACCGGGGGGAGCGTCGAAATTACCTCCGATGTTAACGCCGTAGCAGGTGCACAAGTGGTGATTACTGATACCTGGGTGTCGATGGGGCAGGAGGCTGAAGCCGACCAAAAACGCACCCAGTTGCTGCCATATCAAGTGAATAGTGACACAATGAATAAAGCAGGGAAGCGTGCTATCTTTTTGCATTGCCTCCCGGCATACCGCGGCTACGAAGTTACTACGGACGTGATTGACGGTCCGACCTCGAGAGTTTTTGATGAGGCAGAGAACCGGATGCACGCCCAAAAGGCTTTGTTGGTGTGGTTGTTGGAACATAGTGACGCACGTGAAGCTAGGGTCCTGCCTTAGCTTTCCTCGAAAGTTAAAGGACGACAGATGGCATCGCAGACTACTCGCAACGCTCGTCAGGCGAAAATTCTTGAGATCCTGGGCAAGACCAAAATCACCAGCCAGGTACAGCTCTCCGAGCTGCTTCTCAAGGAAGGTATCGACATCACGCAGGCGACGCTTTCGCGAGACTTGGATGAGCTCGGTGCCAAGAAAGTGCGTCGCGGTGCCGGCCGGTCTTTCTACATGGTCGGCGGAGACCTAGAACAATTCGAGGACCAAATCAACGGGCCGCGTGAAAAGCTGCGTCGCATGGTCGATGAACTCGTCGTGTCAGCAGACCATTCGGGCAATATCGCGATGCTGCGCACCCCAGCCGGTGCGGCGCAATACCTCGCCAGCTTCATTGATCGCGTGGGGCTTCCCGACGTCGTGGGGTGCATCGCTGGCGATGACACCGTTTTCGTCCTCGTACGTGAACCGGTGACCGGCCGCGAAATGGCAGAGCGCCTCACCGATCGGGGGCGGGGTTAGCATTCTTTCGCGCGAGAGTGCATAATATTACATAGACTGTAATATTTATCTAAGGAGTTTTCATGACCTCTCGTGTAGTGCTCGCGTATTCCGGCGGCCTGGACACGTCCGTGGCCATCCCCTACCTGGCCAAAATGACCGGTGGCGAAGTGATCGCCGTGTCCCTCGATTTGGGCCAGGGCGGCGAGGATATGGAGTCCGTACGTCAGCGCGCGCTTGACTGCGGCGCCGTGGAGTCCATCGTCGTGGACGCTCGCGATGAATTCGCCGACGAATACTGCCTGCCCACCATCAAGGCCAACGCGATGTACATGAAGCAATACCCATTGGTCTCTGCTATCTCCCGCCCGCTCATCGTTAAGCACTTGGTGAAGGCCGCGCAGGAGCACGGCGGCAGTCACGTCTCGCACGGCTGCACCGGCAAGGGCAACGACCAGGTCCGCTTCGAGGTCTCTTTCCGTGCCCTGGACCCCACCTTGGACATCATCGCTCCGGCACGTGACTACGCCTGGACCCGAGACAAGGCCATCGCCTTCGCCGAAGAGATCGACCTGCCTATCGAGCAGTCCGCGGCGTCACCCTTCTCCATCGACCAGAACGTTTTCGGCCGCGCGATTGAGACCGGCTACCTCGAGGATCTGTGGAACGCGCCGACCAAGGACATCTATGCTTACACCGAAGATCCAGCGCTGGGCAATGCCCCGGACGAGGTAGTGATCTCGTTTGAGAAGGGTAAGCCCGTTGCCATTGATGGCAAGCAGATGTCCATGCTCGAGATCATTGAAGAACTCAACCGCCGGGGCGGCGCCCAGGGCATCGGCCGCCTGGACATGGTGGAGGACCGCCTTGTGGGCATCAAGTCCCGCGAGATTTACGAGGCCCCCGGCGCCATGATCCTCATCAAGGCCCACGAGGCCATGGAGGACGTCACCCTTGAGCGCGAGCTTGCGCGCTACAAGCGCCTTGTTGATGCCCGCTGGTCCGAGGAGGTTTACGACGGCCTCTGGTTCGGTCCGCTCAAACGTTCCCTGGACGCCTTCATTGACTCCACGCAGGACAACGTCAACGGCGACATCCGACTGGTTCTGCAGTCCGGCCAGATCATCGTCAACGGCCGCCGCTCCGAGACCGGCCTGTACGACTTCAACTTGGCCACCTACGACACCGGCGACACCTTCGACCAGACCGCCGCTAAGGGCTTCGTTCAGCTGCACGGCCTGTCCGCCCAGATTGCCAACAAGCGCGACCGCGAACAGGGCAATGGTCCGACCGCGGGGGCACAGGTCTAATGGGCAACCCGCAACCACAGGATTCCGCGGCGAAGCACGGCACTAACCAGGGTTCTTTGTGGGGTGGCCGATTTTCCGGCGGCCCTTCGGAGGCGATGTTTGCGCTGAGCGTGTCCACCCATTTCGACTGGGTGCTCGCACCGTACGACGTCCTGGCTTCGAAGGCCCATGCCAAGGTGCTGCACCGCGCCGGCCTGTTGTCCGACGCCGATCTGGAGACCATGCTGGACGGACTCTCCCAGCTGGGTGAGAAGGTGGCTTCCGGCGAGTTCCGCCCCGAGCCTACGGATGAGGATGTCCACGGCGCGATGGAGCGCGGGCTCATCGACATCGTCGGCCCCGAGGTCGGTGGACGTCTGCGCGCGGGGCGATCCCGCAATGACCAGGTGGCCACTATGTTCCGCATGTGGGTCCGGGACGCCATCCGGGACGTCGCCACGCAGACCACCGAGCTTATCGACGCCCTGGCGGCCCAGGCTGCGGCACATCCAGACGCCATCATGCCGGGTAAGACGCACTCGCAGGCAGCGCAGCCGATACTGCTGGCACACCATCTGCTGGCCCACGCTCAGCCCTTGCTGCGCGACATTGGGAGGATGCAGGACCTCGACAAGCGCCTAGCCGTTTCCCCGTACGGCTCCGGCGCGCTGGCAGGCTCCTCGCTCGCGCTCGATCCCGGGGCCATCGCCGAGGAGCTCGGGTTTAACGCCGCTGCGGAGAACTCGCTGGACGGCACCTCCTCACGCGACTTCGCCGCGGAAGCCGCCTTCGTCCTCGCACAGCTGGCGGT
Proteins encoded in this region:
- the pheT gene encoding phenylalanine--tRNA ligase subunit beta translates to MLISQNWVTGLLGAKNPGWSVSSEELDSGFVRVGFETEGYEALPEVSGPLVIGRVDEIEELTQFKKPIRYCQVNVGDANGTGELQGIICGARNFREGDYVVVALPGAELPGGFKIAARETYDHISNGMLCSAAELGMTKDSPGIIVVDESYGEPGQDARDAIQLGDTVFDVNITPDRGYALSARGLTRELASAFSLEFADAATDPTVAGIDVAGVPAPAGEALAVSIADDTKTRRFGLRKVTGINTDARTPFWMQRELMLSGMRPVNPATDVTNYVMLLLGQPMHAFDASKVAGGLSIRRAQPGEKFETLDHVKRELHAEDVVICDETGIQSLAGVMGGTSSEIADETTDVLFEAANWDPIGIARTSRRHKLSSEASRRFERGVDPAIVEVALDVACQLLVEIAGGSIEATRTLLGDVEKPAPITMASGKPAAYAGVDYAAQTVEARLREVGCEVTASGGDAATLTVVPPTWRSDITMDVDLVEEVLRLEGLEDIPLVLPTPKGGRGLTPAQVRRRAIGHGLAYAGYVEILPSPFIATDTFDVWGLEADDPRRNVVTVQNPLEADNAVLGTTLLPNMLVALARNVARGRQDLALFGQQQVAFQRGQQTPMPDVSARPSKAEATELIESLPYQPLHVATVGAGNWELAGPWGEGRAYTYADAIESARLVARAAGVELELEAAEQLPWHPGRCAALKVKGEVVGHAGELHPQVLKALGLPERVCAMELDVTALPLDEQFPAPVLSAFPGLHQDIALVVDESVPAESVRRAVAEGAGELLESVELFDIFRGEQLGDNKKSLAFSMLFRAGDRTLTDEEVNEHRLAAAAVAKERFGAEMRA
- the argC gene encoding N-acetyl-gamma-glutamyl-phosphate reductase, with protein sequence MTISLAVAGATGYAGGEIIRLLLGHPAMQSGQLRLRTLFAGDKAEESVAAHLPHLAAALHEAAGPESFAKTTPEALAEHDVVFLALPHGHSAALAQQLPESVKLIDCAADFRLESGTEWGAYYNPAGTNAATPWAGTWPYGLPELPGKRASIQSANRVAVPGCFPTAVSLAAYPALAAGLALPDVSVTAVTGASGAGKKPSAPLLGAELMGNLKPYSAAGAHRHIPEILQNLAPAVGKEASDVALSFTPVLAPLTRGILAVAIMPLAAEIDVDAAAKQLRGAYHDAYATEPFIELLDAQAGQFPETANVAGSNRVQIAVDVDKRARKVIATAAVDNLTKGTGGAAVQCMNLMVGFPETAGLPLTGLRP
- the argJ gene encoding bifunctional glutamate N-acetyltransferase/amino-acid acetyltransferase ArgJ produces the protein MAGNTGVTAPAGFSAAGIAAGLKKSGKKDLALVVNTGPEAIAAGVFTRNKVHSAAVTVSRAAVADRETGVRAVIINSGNANACTGAQGFADAQAMQAQTAHALHLPPAAVAVCSTGLIGEPLDMGTVVAGIESIVPQLDTTTKSGEDAATGILTTDTCMKQAVYHGAGWTIGAMAKGVGMMAPSLATMLAVITTDAQVDAALLHDALAGVSNTTFNTVDIDGTTSTNDSVIAMANGASGTQPSAEEFTAALHAVCADLAQQLQGDAEGVTKVVDITVTGAATDEQALEAARAVGRDNLFKCAMFGSDPNWGRVLAAVGMAPVDMDPGNIAVWFNGHQVCAHTTGVPGAREADLSGAHIAVTIDLGAGGSGHATVHTTDLSFNYVEINSAYAT
- the argB gene encoding acetylglutamate kinase, whose amino-acid sequence is MLLTTTPASSVAAPGRGSGFTAGLSDADRARVLVEALPWLQELRGKTVVVKYGGNAMVDDELKKAFAADMALLRTVGIKPVVVHGGGPQISAMLERLGIKTEFKGGFRVTDAQDIEIVRMVLCGQVGRDLVGLINAHGPYAVGMSGEDAGLFRAEKRLVDVEGVPTDVGRVGDIISVNAEAIQDIVDAGRIPIVSTIAPDAAGTIYNINADTAASALAQALGADRLLMLTNVAGLYTDWPNQDSLVSIIKENDLAALVPRLDSGMIPKMDACLKAVQSGVHAAHVIDGRAPHAVILELLTPGGVGTMVLPDAADAPAHTTAHASTGVLYRKDDSHA
- a CDS encoding acetylornithine transaminase yields the protein MILDATQPTDAAPQADTTTATNETPNLGDRWNAALMNTYGTPSMSLVRGQGSRVWDEEGNDYLDCLAGIAVNALGHAHPAVVDAVTHQVSQLGHVSNLAGSAPAVELAESLQSRIADATDAATGQATRVFFANSGAEANEAALKLARLSGKRRILTAEGGFHGRTMGTLTLTGQPTKQQKFRPLLSDVEYFPYGDIGYLTQLVEQAPDDTAAIMLEPVQGESGVIPAPTGFFTQVRALCDKHDILFIVDEVQTGVGRTGDFFAFEHEGIVPDIVTLAKGLGGGLPIGACLAIGEANRFEPGDHGTTFGGNPIACAAANAVLNELDPHMLVDVKYKSAKLIGALSTIRGVRAVRGRGLMLGVVLRTPVAAEVVSVAREHGLIVNAPAPDVIRLTPPLVISDEEITEAVSTLATVLWQLS
- the argF gene encoding ornithine carbamoyltransferase; amino-acid sequence: MTPRHFLADDDLSPQEQHEILDLALELKAEPYSRKPLEGPQTVAVLFDKSSTRTRFSFSAGIAALGGNPIVADSSTMHLGKGEPISDTARVLSRFASAIVWRTYAHAGLEEMAAHASVPVINALSDDLHPCQILADLVTCAENFGGVDKLAGKKAVYIGDGANNMAHSYMLGFSTAGMHISIVAPEAYWPQERFVKRARERAEITGGSVEITSDVNAVAGAQVVITDTWVSMGQEAEADQKRTQLLPYQVNSDTMNKAGKRAIFLHCLPAYRGYEVTTDVIDGPTSRVFDEAENRMHAQKALLVWLLEHSDAREARVLP
- a CDS encoding arginine repressor, whose amino-acid sequence is MASQTTRNARQAKILEILGKTKITSQVQLSELLLKEGIDITQATLSRDLDELGAKKVRRGAGRSFYMVGGDLEQFEDQINGPREKLRRMVDELVVSADHSGNIAMLRTPAGAAQYLASFIDRVGLPDVVGCIAGDDTVFVLVREPVTGREMAERLTDRGRG
- a CDS encoding argininosuccinate synthase, with the protein product MTSRVVLAYSGGLDTSVAIPYLAKMTGGEVIAVSLDLGQGGEDMESVRQRALDCGAVESIVVDARDEFADEYCLPTIKANAMYMKQYPLVSAISRPLIVKHLVKAAQEHGGSHVSHGCTGKGNDQVRFEVSFRALDPTLDIIAPARDYAWTRDKAIAFAEEIDLPIEQSAASPFSIDQNVFGRAIETGYLEDLWNAPTKDIYAYTEDPALGNAPDEVVISFEKGKPVAIDGKQMSMLEIIEELNRRGGAQGIGRLDMVEDRLVGIKSREIYEAPGAMILIKAHEAMEDVTLERELARYKRLVDARWSEEVYDGLWFGPLKRSLDAFIDSTQDNVNGDIRLVLQSGQIIVNGRRSETGLYDFNLATYDTGDTFDQTAAKGFVQLHGLSAQIANKRDREQGNGPTAGAQV